In Apis mellifera strain DH4 linkage group LG3, Amel_HAv3.1, whole genome shotgun sequence, one DNA window encodes the following:
- the LOC411412 gene encoding monocarboxylate transporter 12, whose translation MTMQRVQDQDNGINIKFGANKNKKGSYRLVSQHSENEKKSNFNGTNKQIKCVTVEEDLVPPDGGWGWLILLASVMVNLLIPGTVKSFGVLFVEFLEVFDASPAAAAWIPALCYFLYSSLGPLSSILSVKYSYRTVTLLGGTFAAAGMMLSYFANSVAFLCISYGVLVGTGAGLAFPPTVYIVTSYFVRLRGLANGLCISGSALGSIFLPPILGILLREYGYRGAVLIMGAVTLNVWASALLYEPVERHMVPASSSNKSNDVDLEAASVTITSPEDEKQSNHVVSSSNTNEKAAPIVPKSASSVALEYYKNTPVQGRTRKISMPMGREITGQMHSTPALHAVPERATDSGKLSKRQKSPFQSPSMSSFNYISTPYHGSTLSALHPERASTLTLNAISSTFARKGTEETNKNEVKEKKNKFFDFSLLRDPIYLVILISNSTNAVSYTNFVILLPAYAISLGFDKNMSSLLLSTVSVLDLIGRIGGSALSDVSIMPKHWYFVGGLFISGISLALLPIVTSYTLLSVYCGIFGLASGIYVGITAVIMADMLGTEKLTSSYGISLFVNGIIQLVGPPICGIIYEQIGSYGPIFSILGIVLVVGASLWGFVPFIRKRQKIMEKESPIEKL comes from the exons ATGACAATGCAACGAGTCCAAGATCAAGACAATGGAATCAACATCAAATTCGGTgcaaacaaaaacaaaaaaggaagCTATAGACTTGTATCGCAGCACTccgagaatgaaaaaaaaagtaatttcaatGGGACCAATAAACAAA ttAAATGTGTAACTGTTGAAGAAGATTTAGTCCCACCAGATGGAGGATGGGGATGGCTTATATTGTTAGCATCTGTTATGGTGAATCTACTTATTCCTGGAACAGTAAAATCTTTTGGAGttttatttgttgaatttCTTGAAGTTTTTGATGCATCACCTGCTGCAGCTGCTTGGATTCCAGCTTTATGTTATTTTCTCTATAGTTCACTTG GTCCACTTTCCAGTATATTATcagttaaatattcttatagaaCAGTAACTTTACTAGGTGGAACATTTGCTGCTGCAGGAATGATGTTAAGTTATTTTGCAAATTCTGTAGCCTTCTTGTGTATTAG ttatggTGTTCTGGTAGGAACAGGAGCAGGTTTAGCTTTTCCTCCAACTGTATATATAGTAACTTCATACTTTGTAAGATTACGTGGACTTGCAAATGGACTCTGTATATCTGGCAGTGCATTAGGTTCAATATTTCTACCACCCATCTTAGGAATTCTTCTACGAGAATATGGTTACAG AGGTGCAGTATTAATAATGGGTGCTGTCACTTTGAATGTATGGGCGAGTGCTCTTTTGTACGAACCGGTGGAAAGACACATGGTACCAGCATCATCGTCGAACAAATCGAACGATGTCGACTTGGAAGCCGCTTCGGTCACAATAACTAGTCCCGAAGATGAGAAGCAATCAAATCATgttgtttcttcttcgaacACAAATGAGAAAGCCGCGCCAATAGTACCAAAGAGCGCGTCCAGTGTTGCTTTAGAATATTACAAGAATACACCCGTTCAAGGTCGAACAAGAAAAATTAGTATGCCAATGGGACGAGAGATAACGGGTCAGATGCACAGTACACCGGCCCTACATGCGGTTCCGGAACGTGCTACAGATTCTGGCAAGCTATCGAAACGTCAGAAATCGCCCTTTCAATCACCCAGCATgtcatcttttaattatatcagcACACCGTATCATGGAAGTACACTTTCCGCTTTACATCCGGAACGGGCATCTACGTTAACTTTAAACGCGATATCAAGCACATTCGCAAGGAAAGGTACTGAAGAAACGAACAAGAACGAagtaaaagagaagaagaacaaaTTCTTTGACTTTAGTTTATTGCGGGATCCTATTTATTTGGTAATCTTAATCTCAAATTCCACAAACGCTGTCAGTTATACAAACTTTGTCATCTTGCTACCAGCATACGCGATCTCATTaggtttcgataaaaatatgtcttcccttcttctttcaacTGTGTCTGTATTAGATTTGATAGGGCGTATCGGAGGTTCTGCTCTTTCTGATGTCTCGATCATGCCAAAGCATTGGTATTTTGTTGGTGGTTTATTCATTTCTGGAATCTCGTTGGCCCTTCTTCCTATAGTTACAAGTTACACTCTATTATCAGTTTATTGTGGTATTTTTGGCTTAGCCTCCGGTATTTACGTCGGTATCACCGCAGTTATAATGGCAGATATGTTAGGAACCGAAAAATTAACTTCATCTTATGGTATCTCATTATTTGTAAATGGAATCATACAACTAGTTGGCCCCCCTATTTGCGGTATTATATATGAACAAATCGGCAGTTATGGTCCAATCTTTAGCATCTTAGGAATCGTTTTAGTGGTAGGCGCATCATTATGGGGTTTTGTTCCATTTATTAGGAAACGACAAAAAATTATGGAGAAAGAGAGtccaattgaaaaattataa
- the LOC409130 gene encoding uncharacterized protein LOC409130 has product MSLLQSLSSGLNKTSKLISRSVPAVFYHPNVIDHYENPRNVGSLDKNDSQVGTGIVGAPACGDVMKLQVKVNEKGKIIDAKFKTFGCGSAIASSSLATEWVKGKTIDEALALKNGDIAKELCLPPVKLHCSMLAEDAIKAALSDYNIKQKQKLKNNDNYKNKNET; this is encoded by the exons ATGTCTTTACTGCAATCATTGTCTTCAGGACTTAACAAAacttcgaaattaatatctcgAAGTGTCCCAGCTGTATTTTATCATCCAAAT gTGATAGATCACTATGAAAATCCAAGAAATGTAGGTTCTTTGGATAAAAATGATTCTCAGGTTGGTACAGGTATCGTAGGAGCCCCAGCCTGTGGAGATGTAATGAAACTTCAAGTTAAAGTTAATgagaaaggaaagattatTGATGCTAAGTTTAAAACTTTTGGTTGTGGTTCTGCTATTGCTTCAAGTTCCTTAGCCACAGAATGGGTTAAAGGAAAAAct attgatGAAGCACTGGCTCTTAAGAATGGAGATATTGCTAAAGAATTGTGCTTACCACCTGTCAAGTTACATTGTTCaa TGCTCGCAGAAGATGCAATTAAGGCTGCTTTGtcagattataatataaaacagaaacaaaaattgaaaaataatgataattataagaataaaaatgaaacatga
- the LOC726129 gene encoding UPF0547 protein C16orf87 encodes MAKTKTISKGCPKCEQQVPVACKACPCGHSFFNARRNSIKSPPSPDNGVMKTRRTNRIKREKPNYYDALEYDKQSKKSAKIRKATDAASDIDCRQLNKKKKRKGKGKGKSGSNNGIGDDDDEMEGINSLSPEKQLTCSLILQELNNKMRVVAWKPT; translated from the exons atGGCAAAGACTAAAACAATTAGTAAAGGTTGCCCTAAATGTGAACAAcag gTCCCTGTAGCTTGCAAAGCATGTCCATGTGgacattcatttttcaatgcaagacgaaattcaataaaaagtcCTCCTAGTCCTGATAATGGGGTAATGAAAACAAGACGAACTAATCGAATCAAACGTGAAAAACCAAATTATTATGATGCTTTAGAATATGATAAACAATCAAAAAAGAGTGCTAaa ATTAGAAAAGCAACAGATGCTGCTAGTGATATAGATTGcagacaattaaataaaaaaaagaaacgaaagggaAAAGGTAAAGGAAAAAGTGGAAGTAATAATGGAATAggagatgatgatgatgaaatgGAAGGAATTAATAGTTTATCACCAGAAAAACAGCTTACATgttctttaatattacaagaattaaataacaaaatgagaGTTGTGGCTTGGAAACcaacataa